A window of Malania oleifera isolate guangnan ecotype guangnan chromosome 5, ASM2987363v1, whole genome shotgun sequence contains these coding sequences:
- the LOC131156093 gene encoding ricin-like has translation MADSVLIFPREGVHDHQFNAALLLDYPKVTFTTSGAVTKNDYKQFLKSIRDQVVNPHDARHGIPVLRNRDAVVDNQRFLLVELSNNAGYVVTLAIDVTNMYVVGYRVGGESFFFQDAPEAAFTNLFAGTNQHTLTYGSNYADLLGLAGLSDLDRLYPGLGIQPLDSAISLLFHGSSAEGGQAKVVRSLIICILMISEAVRFRYVEQQVTQTIRPQNQGTIVPNGAVVRLVRRWERLSESIQQSDEDGSFPEVDLQRANYEHFTVSNVMPDLVATIGIMLYICEKPPTIQTSLLIKPIVDAYNDQTCIEEELTVRIAGRNGLCADVKGGLFNNGDSIILWPCKSNADENQLWTVKKDGTIRSKGKCLTTYGYRAGSYVMIYDCDSAVTEAIQWEIWTNGTIINPKSSLVLSAESGNSDATLTVQVNNYSSRQGWLATNDSNPFVRTIVGFQDLCMQANGNAVWLDECVDQKDEQQWALYPDRSIRPNQNRDLCLSYYENQSEDLTIVNIASCNSASSRERWTFRNDGTILNLYLGLVMDVRRSDPSFHQIIMYQSTGNPNQKWFPMF, from the coding sequence ATGGCGGACTCAGTTCTAATTTTCCCCAGAGAAGGAGTTCATGACCACCAATTCAACGCAGCACTACTCCTTGATTATCCTAAGGTGACATTCACCACCAGCGGTGCTGTCACAAAAAATGACTACAAGCAGTTCTTGAAATCCATTCGAGATCAAGTGGTAAATCCACATGATGCGAGACATGGAATCCCAGTACTTCGCAACCGAGACGCAGTGGTGGACAACCAACGGTTTCTCCTGGTGGAACTCTCCAACAATGCAGGGTATGTCGTCACGCTGGCCATAGATGTCACCAATATGTACGTGGTGGGTTATCGAGTAGGAGGCGAGTCCTTCTTTTTTCAAGACGCTCCCGAGGCAGCATTCACCAATCTTTTTGCAGGCACAAATCAACATACTCTCACGTATGGTAGCAACTATGCTGATCTCTTGGGGCTTGCAGGTTTGAGTGATCTTGACAGACTTTATCCTGGATTGGGAATCCAACCATTGGATTCAGCCATCAGCTTGTTGTTTCATGGGTCCAGCGCAGAGGGGGGCCAAGCAAAGGTGGTTCGTTCTCTTATAATTTGCATTTTGATGATTTCAGAGGCAGTGAGGTTTCGATATGTGGAACAACAAGTAACCCAAACCATTAGACCCCAAAACCAAGGAACCATTGTCCCAAATGGTGCTGTGGTCCGCCTCGTGCGGCGTTGGGAGCGCCTCTCTGAATCCATTCAACAGTCCGACGAAGATGGGTCCTTTCCCGAAGTTGATTTACAGAGAGCTAATTATGAACATTTCACAGTGAGCAATGTGATGCCCGACCTAGTTGCCACCATTGGGATCATGTTGTATATTTGTGAAAAACCACCAACAATTCAAACTTCCCTTCTCATAAAGCCTATTGTGGATGCATATAATGATCAAACTTGCATAGAAGAAGAGCTCACAGTGCGCATCGCTGGTCGAAATGGGTTGTGTGCAGACGTCAAGGGTGGGCTTTTCAACAATGGCGACTCGATAATTTTGTGGCCATGTAAGTCCAATGCAGACGAGAATCAATTGTGGACCGTGAAAAAAGATGGGACTATTCGATCTAAAGGCAAGTGCTTGACTACTTATGGGTATCGTGCAGGAAGTTATGTCATGATATACGATTGTGATAGTGCTGTAACTGAAGCTATCCAGTGGGAAATTTGGACCAACGGAACCATCATAAATCCCAAATCTTCACTTGTTTTAAGTGCAGAGTCAGGAAATAGTGATGCTACGCTCACTGTGCAGGTCAATAATTATTCCTCTCGTCAAGGTTGGCTCGCGACAAATGATTCAAATCCTTTTGTGAGGACCATTGTTGGGTTTCAAGACCTTTGCATGCAAGCAAATGGGAATGCAGTGTGGTTAGACGAATGTGTGGACCAAAAGGACGAGCAACAATGGGCTCTTTATCCAGATCGTTCTATAAGGCCTAATCAAAATCGAGACCTTTGCCTTTCTTACTATGAAAATCAATCTGAAGATCTCACTATCGTCAATATTGCAAGCTGTAATTCTGCATCATCCCGTGAACGATGGACGTTTAGAAATGATGGCACTATTTTGAACCTATACCTCGGATTGGTGATGGATGTGAGAAGGTCTGATCCAAGTTTCCACCAAATAATTATGTACCAATCCACTGGAAATCCTAACCAAAAGTGGTTTCCAATGTTTTGA